Genomic DNA from Canis aureus isolate CA01 chromosome 32, VMU_Caureus_v.1.0, whole genome shotgun sequence:
TTGGCTCATCTTGCCAAGTCAAATGTTGCCCTCCCAGCCCTGGATGGTGGTCAGGGGAAGAGCTATCCCCTGGAAACTTCCCTGGGGCCAGACAGTGGGGGCACATTCTCAGATTTGTCCTGAAGCTAGCCGGCTTTCATCTTGAGTCAGCACAGATTGCTGGGCCAGGCAAAGCACCTGTaatttcttctctgcctcttttaaaatgttgactgTACTCTTTCACATCCTCTCCTCCAAATCAAAAACTTTCAGAGCAGAAACTAGAGGCCATCTGGTTCAGCCTCCTCCTAttagagtggagggagagggagtgaggccCAGTGCAGAAGGATATGCCCCAAGTCACAAGGCATCGGCAGAGCTAGGCCCCTGCCTCTTCCTGCCCATGCTTGCCTGTAGCCAGTCCAGCCTCTGCCCCCTTAGTTGTTGGGAGATGATCTCACATTGTTGAGGTGCTCGATTTATGCCAAGCACTGCGCTAGGCACAAGGCTCATGCTTCTCAAAATGTGATCAACAGCACCTCAGGCCCACTCCAGACTTGAGCCAGAAACTTGGAGGGCATCTTgttacaataatttttattatctatatttaaagatttgagagagagagagggatgcctgcgtggctcagtggtcgagcgcctgccttcagcccagggcgtgatcctggagtcccgggatcgagtcccatgttgggctccctgcatggagcctgcttctccctctgcctgtgtctctgcctctctctgtgtatctctcaagaatgaataaataaactcttaagaaaaaaaagattggagagagaaagtgtgcCTGCATGTGCACCTGCATGCACGAGGCAGGGATGCGgtatagggggagagagagaaggagagttatctttttaagatgttatttattgggatccctgggtggcgcagtggtttagcgcctgcctttggcccagggcgcgatcctggagacccgggatcgaatcccacgtcgggctcccggtgcatggagcctgcttctccctctgcctgtgtctctgcctctctctctctctctctctctctgtgactatcataaataaataaaaattaaaaaaaaaaagatgttatttatttattcacgaaacagagaggcagagacacaggcagaggaagaagcaggctccatgcagggagcccgatgtgggtgggactcgattccaggactccaggatcaggtcccaagctgaaggcaggggcccaaccactgaagccacccaggcgtcgcgAGGAGAGAATcttagactctccactgaacctGGAGCTCCACTCcagctagatctcatgaccctgagatcatgacctgagccttatCCAAGAATCAGACACTACTGAATActccacccaggtacccctacaatatatatatttttaaagattttatttattcatgagagacctagaaagaagcatagacataggcagagggagaagcaggctccacgcagggagctcgaagcaggattcgatcccaggactccaggatcatgacctgagctgaagacagatgctcaaccactgagccacccaggtgtcctgaaaggCTTTTCTAAAGAATCTTGTATTTTACTCCCAAGTTCCTAAACCCAGTTTCCTTTCAAAGAGTTTTGAAGTTGTATCTGTTTGGGCTAAGTGCAGGCTCCCAACTACTCCAAATAGCCAGTCTAACTGCCTTGCCCCGTGGGATCGGGTAGGAGCCAGAGGTGGCTTTTAGAGCCCTAACCTCTCTGTGAGATCCCCAATCCTGGGAGCCCTGAGGATATTCCTCCCAAGGGCAGCGACTATGCCCAGCCACCAGAGCTGAGGAGTAGGATTCTCTCACCTTCCACTTCTAAAGGAATGGCACTGAAATAAACCTGGTCTTTGGAGTCACATATGCCTGGACTTGAACCTCAATCTTGGGACAAAGTTCTTGTTCCATTTCCCAAACTGAAGACAGGGATACCACCACCTACCTTGCAAGGTTGTTAGGAAGATAAGAAGGCAACCTAGCACAGGGAGGGTGGGTCTCAGTGAGCACTAAGCCTTGGAAGTTCAGAGCCTGCTTCTTGTTCAAacctttagggacacctgggtggctcagcagttaaagtgcccgccttcagcccagggtgtggccctggagtcctgggatcaagtccatcccagcatggagcctgcttctccctctgcctctctcatgaataaataaatagaaaatctttaaaaaacaaacaaacacctttATACAGGACCTTGTTGGGGACCGATCCTATTGCTTGGTGCTGCTTCTCTGCTGATTTGGAAACTCGAATTCAGGGATTCTCTCTAAACCCCTACATATGCCAGCGTTGACAGCCTCttaaagggagcccgatgccagctCCGCCACTTATTGGCTATGCAATCTTGGGGCAGTTTGACCCATCtctgcctcagttccctcatctgaaAAGTAGAGGATAATTGGATTCCCCACTTCATAGCATGTTGGGAGGATTAAACAGATTAATCCATGTAACGCACTTCCAACtgtgcctgacacacagcagaCGCATTTGCTATTAACATCTCCAGTGTCCCCTTCCCGTATTTCTCTAGCAAATGCATAGGTCTTGGCACTCTATACTTAGTCTCCTCGTCTAAGTCTTGGGTAAAAAGAGGTAACCTCCCCCTTCTCCAGTTCCCCACCGCGAAGAACATGCTTCCAGGAACCCCCTGGGCCACTTCTAACCGCTAGCTGGCCAAGCTACAGGGTGATTATTTCCTTGGGCGAGCCAAGAGCAAACACTGCAGCCCTCTAACACGGTTACTTCCTGGGGCTGGAATATCCACAGGAAGTCCTGTGGGGAAGAGCTCGGCCAAGACAGTCATTCCGAGCAAGGGATTAGTGCCCTGACGAATCTGCCGCAACCTCCGCAggcgccctccccaccccccaccccccaccccgggggccgGCCTCGCTCATGGCAGGTCGCTAACTCCGCTCTTCCCTACTGGGTTCTCGAGCCCAGGAGCCCAGATGTGAGCCCGTACGAGAAAGCCAGACAGACACAAAGGCGCACGCTCCGAGCGGCTGGCCCCTTTACTGGCATTGGGACGGCTCCTCTCCGCGCGCACTAACCCATGCCCGCCCTCGCCCCGCATCTGTGCAAACTCGAGCTCGAATTCTCCAGGGTCCGTGCGCCGCTTAACCCCGAACAAGAGCGAGTAGTCGAATCAAAAGGGGTCGAGCAACGGGAAGGCGTCGGCGGGCGGCGCCCCGGGGAGGGACGGCGCTAGGCCTCCAGGTCGAAGTCGTCGCGCTCCTCGTTGTACTCCAGCACGTGGCGCCGGATCCGGGACGAGTCCACCCAGGTGACGAAGTCCTCCATGCTGCGCGTGACGAGGAAGGCGGGGTCGGTGACCACGTCGGGGCCCACGCGCACGTGGCCCTGCTCCACGAAGGCCACGGCGGCCTGGAGGTGCTGCGCCATGCGCAGCTTCAGCAGCACGGTGGGCAGGCGGCGGCGGCAGAAGGCCGAGGCGGTGACCGAGTCGCAGAGCGCGAGCGAGCCGCGCGTGGGCACCAGGCCGAGGGCGTACAGCTTGTCCAGCAGCGCGGCCGAGGCGCGCACGCGGAACGGGTCTCGCTCGGGGAGGTCGCGCAGACGCCGCGCCAGCTCGCGCACCGCCCGGCTCAGCTGGTTGTAGCGCGTGTAGTCCTCCCGCCGCTGCAGCCGGTACCGCCGCAGCACGCGCAGCTCGTGCAGGTTGTGGTCGGTGGCCTCCCAGTTCAGGAAGTCCACCTGCTTCAGCAGCTTCTGCTCGTGGAACTTCAGCTTCCGCACCATGATGGCGGCTCCCGGGGCCTCCAAAGCCGACGCCTCGACCGCGCCGCCGAGCGCCCGCGCGACTTCCGCCCAGGCCGGCCCAATGAGAGGACGGCCTCGGGCCACGCCCTCCGCCCCCATTGGTCAGGCCGGAGCCACGCCCCCGCCAGCCACGTCACTATCTCGCGTTGCTTCCCGCGTTGCCGGAAGTAGGGCCGAGGTGCTGGCGGTGGGGCGGCTGGCGCGGCCGCGGCCCGGGCAGGTGCTCTTCCTTTagaccttttttttgttgttgttttaaacctcCTCGTGGTGTTCAGTCACGAGGACTGTATCCCCAGTGCAGCAGTCGTTCAGTCCCACTCAGACTTATGCCTGTTAGAGTCTCCCAGGTGAGTCCGCTCCGGGAAGCTGAGGTCAGGCCGGGCGGAGACAGGTGCCGGCTGTGCTGGTTCCGCGGGCTGCGCGGCGCTCCCGGTGCTCTCGGTGCTCCCGGCGGTCGCGGTGCTCCCGGTGTCACGGTCCTCCGGTGCTCCCGGCGGTCGCAGTCCTCCCGGTGCTCTCGGTGGCCGCGATGCTCCCGGCGGTCGCGGTCCTCCCGGTGGCCTTGATGCTCCCGGCGGCCGCGGTCCTCCCGGTCCTCCCGGTGGCCTCGATGCTCCTGGCGGCCGCGGTCCTCCCCGTGCTCGCGGTGGCTGCGATGCTCCCGGCGGTCGCGGTCCTCCCGGTGGCCGCGATGCTCCCGGTGGCCGCGATGCTCCCGGCGGCCGCGGTCCTCCCGGTCCTCCCGGTGGCTTCGATGCTCCCGGCGGCCGCGGTCCTCCCGGTCCTCCCGGTGGCTTCGATGCTCCCGGCGGCCGCGATGCTCCCGGTGCTCCCGGCGGTCGCGGTCCTCCCGGTGCTCCCGGTGGCCGCGGTGCTCCAGCTGCTGGGAGCTTCCCGGCGCCGCCCGGTCTAGGGGGCCCGACGCTGGCGAGCCTGCAGGAACCCCGACTGCCCGGCCGCTTCCTCGCCCTCACAGAGGCCTCCCCGAAAGCTGTATTAGCAGATGTGCCAGGTGACTCATCGAACCTAGCAGGTCCGAGACACCTGGATTCAAGTACACACCCCGAGCTCACTCGAATTAGCCCGACCGGGTGGACTTCTGGTCACCCGGCACCGAGCTGAATACATTCAACGCTCTTCGGCTCCTTCGGTCTGTAAGTCACATACACGAAACCGGTCTGTTTGCCTGGGCCTTTGACGCCATCTAGCTTCCTCGCTGATCATTTTTAGTTTTGTACGGGAGTTTCATTGTCCTTTTAAGTACGATACTTACTATGTGGGAAATGATACATGTCAGTGTAAGTTATACATGTTAAGTTACAAAGTATAATGAGGATACTTAGGAACCCAACAGCCAGCTTAAGAAAAATGTCACCAGGACCACTTCCATCGACCTACTCCGGCCACTTCTCCAGCCAGAGGTAATGGTATCTATGCACCTGgatttttgtgttcattttccccttttgcttaaaaagaaaaaaaaaaagttttatcattGCACATGCATCTCTAAATACGTTGAGAACCTTCTTATTTCAAAGTGGAGCCAGTAGACCGGCACAGAGCTTTTTGGAAATGCAGTATTTTAGGccgattcctgacccacagaatgaCAGCCACTGCTTAACAAGATTCCCCAGGTAATTTGTATACACGTATACACGCCAATTTTGCAGATATGgttaaattaaagattttgaaatggCGAGAATACGGACACCTGAGtgggttcagcggtttagcgccgccttcagcgcagggcatgatcctggagaccccggatcgagtcccacattggactccctgcatggagcctgcttctccctctccctgtgtctctgcctctctgtgtgtgtctctcgaataaataaataaaatatttttaaaaaaagaaatggtgagaATATGCTCAGTTATCTGGGTGGGTCTCATGTTGTCATCAGTGTCCTTATaagtgaaagagggaggcagaggaatcAGAGGAGATAGATGATGAAAGCAGAAATCTGAATATGTGAGAGGGAGCTTTGAAGATGACGGGGAACCCAAAGCAGAGGAGTGTTGGCAGCCTCTAgtagctggaaaaggcaaggaaacaaatttTTCCTTAGAGCCTCCAGAACATAGTCTTGAGATCCAGTTTGGATTTCTGTAAAACAATAAACgcgtgttgctttaagccacccaagtttctggtaatttgttacagcagcaatagaaaactaatacaatttcctcttttttcctaatTGATTTGAGGATGTTCTTTATGTATTATGGATATTAATCCTTAACCAGTTATATAtagaacaaatattttctcccagcttGCGCTGCATCCCCACCCTTCATAGTCCCCCCAGCCTCACTCCATCCTCAGCCTTTGCTCAGCATGTCTGCAGTAGGACTCTTGGTTAACTTCCTTCTCCCCAGACAATAAACAGTAAAAACTAAACCATATGTGTTAGCAAGTGATAAATGTTATGAAACAAAACTGAGCAGGATATAGGAGAGCTTAGGCTAATGAAGGGCTGTAGTTTTAAATAGGGCATGTCAGGGTAGGTTTTATTGAGAAGGTGATATTTTATAGGGATTTAGCCATGTAGATATCTAGGGAGAGAGTATTTCCGAAAGAGACACAGTCTACAAATGCCTTAAGACAGgaatgtggggcagcccaggtggctcagtggtttagcgctgccgtcagcccagggcgtgatcctggaatcccgggatccagtcccacgtcgggctccctgcatggagcctgcttcttcctctgcctgtgtctctgtctctctctgtgtctctcatgaataaataaatcttaaaaaaaaaaaaaaaaaaaaagacaggaatgtGCCCAGCATATCAGAAGAGTAACAGAGCCGTCTTGGTTGGAGCAGTGGGCtaggaggggaggaaagggggtTCTGATGACAGAAATTCATAGACCTTTGAGTAATTAAGGACTTTGGGTTTTATGTTTGTGAGATGAAGATACTGAATGGTATGGCAGAGGATTGACATCTAACTTatgttttttgttgcttttttaagattttttatttattcatgagagacacagaggcagagacacaggcagagggagaggcaggctccccgaaatgagcccgatgtaggacttgatcctggatcctggaatcacaccctgagccgaaggcagatgctcaaccgctgagccatccaggcgtcccataagTTATGTTTTAAATAGATCACTCTGACTGCCATGTTGAGAATAGACTGTCAGGAGGCAGGGGTGGAAACAGATCATTAGGAAGCTGTTGCAGTGATCTGGGTGAGAAAGACAGCTGGGACCAggagagaagattttttttttttttttttttttttttttttatttattcatgagaggcacagaaagaggcagagatgtagacagagggagaagcaggcttcctctggggagcccaatgcaggactcgatcctaggacccgggtatcatgacctgaaccaaaggcagacactcaaccactgagccacccaggtgctccacagtAGCAAGAATCTGATGTGAGAGGAGTCCCACAAATGATGAGAGTCAAGGACGGCTCCAGTTTTTGGCGTGAGCAAGTGGTAGAAACTTCTCATCACTCAAGGGAAGGCTGCCAAGTAGAATAGGTTTGGGGGGCAGTATCTGGTATTGCTTGGGACATATTGGGTTGGAGGTGTCTATTAGACATCCTAGGGGAGATGTCAAAGAGAAAGCCATTTGAGCCTGGAATTCTAGATAAAGGCCTAGGCtggagattaaaataaaaaattgagttgTTATTGGTAGAGAGATGGTATGTCAAGCCATGAGTCTGGGCGAGGTCATCAAAATAGTGAATATGATAGACAAGCGGACCACTTTCTGTAGTCTATAGTGTTACAAATTATTGGAGAGAGGAAGATGAACTAATGAGGTAGAAGGGAAACCAGGAGAGTATGGTTTCCCCAGTGGAAGTGAAGGAAGTGTATCCAGGGGGAAGGAGTCCTCAACCTGGTCCCATGGTACTGAGAGGTTGAGTAAGAGGGGAACTGAGAATAACCATTGGGTCATTAATGACTTTGACCTTGATAATAATAGTTtcagttgggcagccccggtggctcagcggtttcgctccaccttcagcccagggcatgatcttggagtcccgggatcgagtcccatgtcgggctccctgcatggagcctgcttctccctctgcctgtgtctctgtctctgtctctctctgtgtctctcatgaataaataaataaaatctaaaaacaaaaaaataatagtttcagTGGAGTGTGAGGGTGCAAGACTGGCTTGAGGGGtttaagaagagaaagggaggaaagaaatttCAGGCAGCTAGTATAGATGCTATTTTGAGGAATTTTGCTCATGCATGCAAAGAAATGGGGCAGTAGTTGGTGGGGGGAACTAGAGTggagaatctattttttaaagatgtgggTTGACTCTTTCCTCAGTACCCACAGCTTGTTGGATGCCATTCCAGTCTATTCTACTTCCATAAACTCCCAGATTTACTTCTCTCCAGCCAGTACCCTGTACTGTCTCAGGCTCTCATCATCTCACGTGCATGTATTGCACTGTACCCATTTTGCCACCAGTGGGGTCAGACTGGGAGCCACTGGCTGCAGCTCTCCCTTGCTGACTCTTTTCTTAAAGGAGGAAATTTGGGCACTTGGATGGAGAATGGATGCTGTTTGCCGAGCATGAGTCAGGGCCCAGGCAGAAAAGAGAGAACACACTCCAATTAGAataatgtaaggaaaaaaaaaaaaaagaataatgtaagGAGAATTGAATAAAGAGACTTTGTCCTAAGGGAATGGGCAGGGTATAGGGAAACCACAAAGATTAGTGCTGTTTCCTGAGACTAGCAACTTGGGGGCTGTGTTACCCCTAGACTTGAagagggtcactggaagggaggGAATGGAAGATGCTGGTACTGTGTGGAAATGTCTGAGAGGCTCAAGAGAATTTTCCCCAAGAACCTGGAAGTAAGTATGGCTCCTAAGAGTTAGAAAAACCCACCCAGAACAGATGTGGGAGAAAGCCCAAGATGGTTGGTCTGTGAATGTGTGGCTGAGGTGTTTGGGAGCCAACTAAAGGCCATCAGGGTGGTGGCTGGACTGGGATCCTGGCTGGGTGAGCAGAAGTCCTATCGATTGTATTAAGGGAGCTAATAAAGGTAAAATGTGTACAACAGTGTGTGGCACTAACATCGCAGTTGCTGTTAGGCTCAGCTTGGGCAGAGGCTATGTGAATGAGGAGAGATCACAGAGAAGGGGTGTCCCAAAAGTAGCTGGGGGAGACCTACTCCAGCTCtggttggaggaggaggaggacgatgACCCAAATGCTTAGAATCAGGGCTGGCCCTGTCGTGGAGGATGAGATCTCAGTGTTTCTTGGCTGAAAGACTTGTTACACCATCTCCTCATCCTCTCatggggtttggggggggggaaatgagtggggaaaatttgagaggaagacaaaccatgtaagactcctaactctaggaaacaaagggttgcagaagagggggtaggtgggggaatggggtaactgggtgacaggtattaaggagggcacacaaCGAGATGACCACTGGGGTCCACTGAGCTAACCTGGTAACTGGGCTTCCTAAGGGGTGGCCCAGCCTGCCGTGATCCGTTGGTGCAAAAATTCAGGTCTGCCTGACAGTCGCATTTCTGTGTGCAATTGAATACCCGGCCTGGTAACTACCCCACCACGGTGAGCCCTCGGTAACGTATGCGATTGTCCGATCCCTGTGTTgaacacctgacactaatataatattgtatgtcaactacaattacaaataaagctttaaaacCTGGCCTTCTGGGGTTTGTACCTAAGCCTTTATTCAGGTCACATGTcagccctgcagagggagttGGATCTACTGGCTGTGCCAGTGAAATTGGGTTTTGGAGCCTTCTACCCCTCCCAACAGCCGAAGGCGCCCATGTTTAGCAGCTCCCCCTTGCGCCAGCTAATCCGCAACAAGTAGGAAAAGTCAGAATGAGGAGGAAGGAAGTTCTAGCTAGAACACGGCTCCAGGGCATGGCCTGGAAGAGGAGTAGGGGCTAAAGCCTCCGTCTCACCTCAGGCACCTCCTCTTCCGGGAAGCCTTCCTTGGTCCTTGCTCCACCCAGGCTGGGATAGGTGCCCTCCCAGGCACATTTCGTGGCACTGGTCCCGCTGAGTAGGGAGTTACCTGCCTACCTCTCCTGACTTCTGGAAGGTAGGGACGACATCTTATCTTTGTAGCCCAGGGGGCCTGATAGAGAATGATAACTCTGTGAACGCTCCTTTGAGTGCACGACTGAATGCATGAGCTCGACCCAGGACAGATAAAtcacaggtgggggggggggggcggctgcaCACCTGAGAGGGCACACTCCTGCGGGTTGTGTCCTAATCCCCAGGGCCGAGCGTGGCACGTGGCACCTGGCGCCCAGTGCCCAGAGTGCTCCAGGTGGGCTGGCCAAGGCTCCAGTGCCCCTTGCCTGTCTGCAGGCCCACGCACACCACCCTGCCCCCTTGCTCTGCTCGCTGCTCACGCCACAGAAAATCCAGTCCCGGGGCGGCACAGGGCACCCCGGAACGGGGCGTGCCTAAGCTTGTCCCCTGTGGCTACATACCTAGGGTCTTGTCCTTCCGTCCAAAGGAGGTCTCCCGCGGCAGGGGTGCTCCCAGCCTGGTGGCTACGGGATCGGAGCCTCAAGCTTCTTCCCAGAGGGCGCTGCTAGCTCGGGGGCTAGctcaccctgccccccccccaccagagaTCCCCAGGCTGCGCCCCGGCCCAGTTTCGCCCAGTCTCGCccgagtgggggtggaggggcagggggacgggagagcggcggcggcggcggccgggcgccctccctcggcccctccctggGGCTCGGCCGCCGCGGCCTCCCCGCCAGCCCTCACTTTGCAAACTTTCGGACTTTTCCTCCACTGCGTCGAGGGgaaggcggcggcgggggggacTCTAGGCGCTCCGGCCAGGGGTCCCCGCGCGGGGGGCTCCTGGAGGCTCGGGCCCCTAACCTCGGCGGGTCGGGGAGCGAGCGCGagcgcggggggccgggggagggggtccccgcggggtgggggtgctccaGGCGCTCGGGCGAGGGGTccccgcggggtgggggtgctccaGGAGCTCCGGCGAGGGGTccccgcggggtgggggtgctccaGGCGCTCGGGCGAGGGGTccccgcggggtgggggtgctccaGGAGCTCCGGCGAGGGGTccccgcggggtgggggtgctccaGGCGCTCGGGCGAGGGGTccccgcggggtgggggtgctccaGGCGCTCGGGCGAGGGGTccccgcggggtgggggtgctccaGGCTCTCCGGCGAGGGGTccccgcggggtgggggtgctccaGGCTCTCCGGCGAGGGGTccccgcggggtgggggtgctccaGGAGCTCCGGCGAGGGGTccccgcggggtgggggtgctccaGGAGCTCCGGCGAGGGGTCCCCGCGAGGTGGGGGTGCTCCAGGCTCTCCGGCGAGGGGTccccgcggggtgggggtgctccaGGAGCTCCGGCGAGGGGTccccgcggggtgggggtgctccaGGCGCGCGGGCCCCTAACCTCGGCGGgtcggggcgggcgcgggggccggcgggggggcgGAGCCGGGCCAAAGCGCCGCGGAGTTCGCCCGAGTCCCGGCCGCCGCTCCTCCCTcccgcctctccccaccccgcGCCGCCCCCTCggctcttccctcctctctccggACGCCGCCTCCCGGAATCccttttctctgttgttttgGAGCTAGGTCCTCGCTGGCGGCGCCGAGGGGCCGCGGGCGCGCGACGCGGAGGCGGGCGGGGGCACGGGCCGGGGCAGTGGCCGCCGCCCCCCGGGGACCCCGGCCGCGCGGACCCGGAGCGCCACCGACCCCGCGCACTGCCGCCCCGGGGCGCGCCCTCCGGCTCCCGCGGCGGGGTGACCCCGGGCCGGGCTCGGACTCCGAGCGGGCCCGCAAGTGCTGCGGAGCCGGCGGACAAAAGAGGCCGCTCAGCTGGTGGCCAGAAGTGCCGGGGCGCCTCGTCGCGCCCCCTCCGTCCTCGGAGTCGGGGGCTCGGGCGGGGAGGGCGCCGGGGTCGCCGAGGTGGCGGCCTGTTGTGTAAGCCTCAGTGCTTGTTTCCCCCCCGCCCGGCTCGTTGTGAAGCCGGACACATCCACCCTTGGACTGGATTCAAGAGGCTGCTGTTTTCTCCATGCTCCTCTTGGATTTTCTGGATTTTTGAAAGCCCAGTGGCCccggaggaggaagaggaaggaggaaggagcagatCTGCAGAGGAATGTGAGAGCCTCCCCGGCGGAGAAGCCAGGAGCCGAGCCGGGAGCCAGAGCTGCCTGGGTTTCTGCAGCCGCGGTCTGGGGGTGACTCGCTTCTATTTCAGAACATTGTTCCAGTGGAAAGTGTCAAGTTCTTGCCCTCTCCGAGCTGGTTTCTCCGAGTCACTTGACTTTTCTTCTGcaagtgggaggaaggagagggtgcCGGGTCTGGGCTGccggggaggagggaaggaggaccGTGGACATGATCCCTCTCTGCTCGCAGGAGTGTGTCGGAGACTTAATAGGGCAGGCGAAGGGCCGAGGACATCGCGTTGAATAGGGGGAGGCTACCCAGCGTCTGGGGGTGCCAAGACCCCAGCTCCGGAGCTAAGAGACTGAGCTGCTGCGACAGGCCCGAGCTCCGTCCTGGCCAGGACCcggccctcctccctctcccgcTGGGCCAGCCATGGCGCTGAAAGGCCGAGCCCTCTACGACTTCCGCAGCGAGAACAAGGAGGAAATCACCATCCATCAGGACGAGGACCTGGTCATCTTCAGTGAGACCTCGCTGGACGGCTGGCTGCAGGGCCAGAACAGCCGCGGCG
This window encodes:
- the IMP3 gene encoding U3 small nucleolar ribonucleoprotein IMP3, translating into MVRKLKFHEQKLLKQVDFLNWEATDHNLHELRVLRRYRLQRREDYTRYNQLSRAVRELARRLRDLPERDPFRVRASAALLDKLYALGLVPTRGSLALCDSVTASAFCRRRLPTVLLKLRMAQHLQAAVAFVEQGHVRVGPDVVTDPAFLVTRSMEDFVTWVDSSRIRRHVLEYNEERDDFDLEA